The genomic window AGGCCGAAAGCATACCGATCATAAGAATATCAGGACTTCCGCTAAAAACAGTGGGATCTATCATCCCCTTCCTTATGGTATTTGTAACGTGACTGCCGACAAGAACAGCGCCGGCAAACTCAAAGATGCCGGCCACAATAACGGCCTGCTTTAATGTTAAGGCTTTAGAACCGACCGATGTGCCCATGGCATTGGCAACATCATTAGCTCCTATATTCCAGGCCATGTAAAAACCCGCAATGATGGCAATAACGCCTGTAATAGTATAAATATCCATTCTTACCTTTTCCTCAACCCGTTATAAACATTCGAAGTATTTTCCCAACCTTTTCCGACTTATCAGCCAGACCGCCAAGTTTACGGCCTAACTCGAGAAGCACAAAGAAATCACCTTTGGAAAGAGTCTCTTCCATCTGGAAAATTTCCCGGGCAAGTTTGAACTGGAGCTTATCCGCTTTCCACTCCATTGTAGAAAGTTCATTAATCATAGCCATTACAGAGTCAGCTTCAGGGCCACCAAAAGAAACCTCCATCAGATTGTCCAGTTCCTGTACAATATTGTTAGCCATACTGCTGATATCCATAACGTGGCCGGCCAACTCCATAAAATTGGGCCTGATATTTTCAGGTACGGTAACATTTTTAAGTCGAAGCACAATTGACAGGTCTTCAACAGCATCTGCAATATCATCCTGGGCGCTTAACAGGTTAAGAAAGTCCCTTCTGTCGACGGGCATGAAAATACTGTTTGGAATTTGGCCGCGAATGTCGTTTTTTAATTTATCGGCCTCATGTTCGAGCTTGAGAATGTTTTCAGAATGCTTCTTGACCCGGTCAAAGTCAGATTCATAAAGGGCATCGAAAAGGGGCGGGACTTCATCAAGCACATCCTTAACCTT from Deltaproteobacteria bacterium includes these protein-coding regions:
- a CDS encoding TIGR00153 family protein yields the protein MRSIAGIFGRSPFKLLEQHMEKVKDVLDEVPPLFDALYESDFDRVKKHSENILKLEHEADKLKNDIRGQIPNSIFMPVDRRDFLNLLSAQDDIADAVEDLSIVLRLKNVTVPENIRPNFMELAGHVMDISSMANNIVQELDNLMEVSFGGPEADSVMAMINELSTMEWKADKLQFKLAREIFQMEETLSKGDFFVLLELGRKLGGLADKSEKVGKILRMFITG